A single window of Pectobacterium parmentieri DNA harbors:
- a CDS encoding DNA-binding protein: MNTNDTELLRLFETLTTEQKIDIARHLLQNKDIKSTTVIATEEDKAISFAQPYVFAFTSNFRVFSDLDISKNEFRVLTYILEYMEFGNLINLSQSSLCKALNIASGNMSNIFKKLKQKGILVEHHGHLYINSNIFAKGMSHQLDEKRKEHLSNARGLHAELEQYPENYTDYSKQERRNLALETETKEIYTDAFIFSKKKKNNAVPNAKNSLKIDKPRKVYKRTKENEAARKVMTSFENHLKIVS, translated from the coding sequence ATGAATACTAATGACACTGAACTACTTCGCTTATTTGAAACATTAACCACTGAACAAAAGATTGATATCGCAAGACACTTATTGCAAAACAAAGATATAAAATCAACTACTGTTATTGCAACAGAAGAAGATAAAGCAATCTCATTTGCACAGCCTTATGTTTTTGCTTTTACATCTAACTTTCGTGTTTTTTCTGATCTTGATATATCTAAAAATGAATTCCGTGTATTAACTTACATCTTAGAATACATGGAGTTCGGAAACCTTATCAATCTGTCTCAATCATCACTCTGCAAAGCATTGAATATTGCATCCGGTAATATGTCAAACATATTCAAAAAACTAAAACAGAAAGGAATACTCGTTGAGCATCATGGACACCTGTATATTAACTCGAATATTTTCGCCAAGGGTATGAGCCATCAACTTGATGAGAAACGTAAAGAGCATTTAAGTAATGCCAGAGGTCTTCATGCGGAGCTCGAACAATATCCAGAAAACTATACTGATTACTCAAAGCAAGAAAGACGAAACCTAGCTTTAGAAACAGAAACGAAAGAGATCTATACGGATGCCTTTATTTTTAGTAAGAAGAAAAAGAATAATGCTGTTCCTAATGCTAAAAATAGTCTCAAGATCGATAAACCTCGAAAGGTATACAAACGAACGAAAGAAAATGAAGCGGCAAGAAAAGTCATGACCAGCTTTGAAAACCATTTAAAAATCGTTTCCTAA